The nucleotide window GTGATTCTAATCACGAAGCAATGCAAGCAGCTTTAGCAGTTGCTTTAGATCTTGGAAAAAAATGAAATCCATTATTCATATATGGAGACTCTGGACTAGGAAAAACACATCTATTACATGCAATTGAAAATAAGGTAAATGAAATTTATAAAACAAATAACCGAGTAAAATATTTAAAAGCTGATGAGTTTGGAAAAATTGCTATGGATATTTTAAACCAAGGCCATGAAATTATTGAAGCTTTTAAAACATCTTATGACATTTACGATTGTTTATTAATTGATGATATACAATTATTAGCAAAACGAAATAAAACAAATGAATTATTTTTTCATATTTTTAACTCATATATTGAAAAAAATAAACAAATTGTAATCACTTCTGATAAATATCCTGATGATCTAGGCGGTTTTGAAGCTAGAATTATTTCTCGTTTTTCATATGGTTTAAGTATTGGCTTAGATTCACCAGATTTTGAAACAGCACTTAAAATATTAGAACAAAAACTAAAACATCAAAATAACTTAGGATTATTTTCAGAAGAATCACTAGAATTTATTGCTTTAAATTTTAACAGTGATGTTAGAAAGTTAGAAGGAGCAATTAAACGATTATTATTTTTAGCTGTTATGAACAAAAAACCAAATGAAATTATTACATTAGCTGATGTTGAAAAGGCATTTAAAAATGCCCCCCTGCAAAATAATGAAAAAATTACCCCTAAAAAAATTAAACAAATTGTTGCTGACAATTACAATATTACTATCAAAGCAATGATGAGTAAATCACGAGTTAGTAATGTTATGCAAGCACGACAATTAGCAATGTATTTTTGTAGAACATTACTAGATGAACCATTTACAAGAATTGGAACAGAGTTCGGTGGCAAAGACCACACAACTGTGATGAATAGTGTTAAAAAAGTTGAAGCACACATTAGTACAAACAAAGAATTTAAACATTTAGTAAATGCAATTCGTAGAAAAATTGAAGGAAAATAGCACATTATTTTCCACGATTGTTTTTTAATAAAAAATAATATTATTCAAAACTTTATCAAGTTTTCCACATTTTCTACAATATAATACTAATAAATAAAAAACAATATTTTAACAATGGTATATAATTATTTATATATTACAGAATATACTAAAGTAAGGAGTAACAAAATGATTGTAAACATTAAAAGAGATAAGATATTAGATGAATTATTGAAAGTAAGTCGGATAATTTCTCAAAAGACTTTAATTCCTTCATTATTGGGAATTTTAATTGAAGTTAAAAAAGACAAAATTACTTTTACTACTTCTGATGGTGATACATCAATTAAATCAGAAATTATGGGCAATGATTTAAACATTACTCGAATTGGAAGTGTCTTAATTAAAAATAAATTTATTGTTGAAGTTATTCGTAAAATTGAAGATGAATTTATTACATTAGAAGTAGTTGAGGGCAATTTAATTAAAATTAAAGCAAATAATTTTGATTCAGTTTTAAATACATTAAACTCAGCAGATTATCCACATTTATCATTTGAGACAGAGGGTAAAGAAATAATTTTTACAAGTACAGTATTAAAAGAAATTATTTCACAAACAAGTTTTGCAATTGGAGAAAAAGAAAAGAGAATAGTTTTTAATGGTTTAAATATTAAAACAGATCAAAATAATAAAGAATTAATAATTACTGCAACTGATTCATTTCGATTATCATGTAAAAAGATTGACTATAGTAATAATTATAATTTTGATGTTATTATTCCTGGAAAATTTATTAATGAAATTGGGCGTTTAATTTCAGAAAATGATCAAGAAATTAAAATGAAAATTACTGATAAGTCAGTTAGCGTTATTATTAATAATACAATTGTTCAAACAAAAATTATTGAAGGAAAATATCCTGATACAAGTAAAGTTATTCCAACTTCCTTTAATACTTCATTAACAATCAATAATCGTGAACTAATTAAAATTATTGAGCGAGCTAGTGTTTTATCAAATGAGGCGATGACAACAATTGTTACATTAAAAATAAAAGAACAAAAAGTTTTAGTTACTTCATTTACACAAGAAATTGGTAACACGGAAGAAGAAATTAGAGACTTTAAAGTTGAAGGAGCAGACCAAATAATTGCTTTTAATTCAAAATATATTTTGGATGCTTTAAAAGCCTTTAAAACAAAAGAAATTACAATTAAAATGATTGATGAAACAAAACCATTAATTATTACTGCTAATGATGATCCAACATTACAACAATTAGTTTTACCAATTCGGTCATATTAAAAACTCAGTAATGAGTTTTTTTATTTTATAACTTTTTTATAGGGTTAAATTAGACACTAAAAATATAAAAATATTTTTTAGAATATTTAAAAATATATTTGATAATTTAGCCCTAAAATTAGGTAATAATGGTAAAATAAAAGAAAGCGGAAATGGAGAGAATTATTTATGGGTGATAATTATAATTCAGAATCAATTCAAATTTTAGAAGGTTTAGAAGCAGTTCGAAAACGACCAGGGATGTATATTGGTGCGACAAATGCAAGAGGTTTACATCATTTAGTTTGAGAAATTGTTGATAACTCAATTGATGAAGTTTTAGCTAATTTTGCTAATAAAATTAAAATTATTCTTAATAAGGATGAATCAATTACAGTTATTGATAATGGACGTGGAATTCCAATTGAAATTCACCCAAAAACAAAAGTTTCAACATTAGAAACTGTTTTTACTATTTTACATGCAGGAGGAAAATTTGATTCAAATACATATAAAATTTCTGGAGGTTTACATGGTGTAGGAGCTAGTGTTGTTAATGCTTTAAGTAAATATTTAAAAGTTGAAGTTAGAAAAAATAATAAAAAATATGTAATGGAATTTCATAATGGTGGTCAAATTTTGACACCAATTAAAGAAGTTGGTTCAACTTCAGAAACTGGAACAACAGTAACTTTTTTACCAGATGAAAAGATTTTTAAAGAAACAACAATTTTTAGTTTTTCAACAATTCAAAATCGAATTAAGCAATTAGCTTTTTTAAATAAAGGCTTAGAAATATCATTAGTTGATTTACGAGAAGAAGATGAAGAAAAAACTGTTCTTTATCAATTTAATAATGGAATTAAAGATTATGTTTTAGAACTAAATAAAACAATTGGGACACCATTAAACGATGTTTTTTATGTGGAAGGAATAGAAGATAATATTGTTGTTGAATTTGGTTTACAATATAATGATAATTATTCAGAAAATATTTTCTCTTTTTGTAATAACATTAATACCCATGAAGGTGGAACTCACGAAGAAGGTGCTAGATTAGCCATTGTTCGTGAAATAAATAATTATTTTAAAAATATTAATAAAAATAATAAAGGTAATGAAGATAAATTTACTTGAGATGATATTAAAGAAGGAATGACAATAATAATTTCTATTCGTCATCCTGATCCACAATATGAAGGTCAAACTAAAACAAAATTAGGAAATAGTGAAGTTAAAAAAATTGTTTCCAATATTGTTGGAAAAGGATTAAGTAGTTATTTGTTAGAAAATCCAGAAGATGCAAAAAAAATTATTGAAAAAATAAGTTTATCGTTAAAAGCAAGAATTGCTGCACAACGTGCAAAAGAAACAACACGTCGTAAGACAGTTATGGATAGTTTTTCATTACCAGGCAAATTAGCAGATTGTGAAACAAAAGATGCTAAGATAGCTGAACTTTATATTGTCGAAGGAGATTCTGCTGGTGGAAGTGCTAAATCGGGACGAAATCGAAAATTTCAAGCAATTTTACCGTTACGAGGAAAAATTTTAAATGTGGAAAAAGCAAAACAAATAAAAATATTTGAAAATAATGAAATTAATTCAATTATTACCGCATTAGGAGCAGGTATTAAAGATAATTTTAATGATAAAAAATTACGTTATCAAAAGGTAATCATTATGACTGATGCTGATGTTGATGGCGCACATATACGAATTTTACTATTAACATTTTTTTATCGTTATATGAAAGATTTAATTGAAAATGGCAATATTTATATTGCTCAACCACCATTATATAAAATACAAAATGGTAATCAGATTCGATATGCTTATAGTGATAATGAATTAGAACTTTATAAAGAAGAATTATTAAAACAAAATAAAAATTATACAATTCAACGTTATAAAGGTTTAGGAGAAATGAATCCAGAACAATTATGAGAAACAACAATGAATCCAGAACGGCGTTTATTACTGAAAGTTTCTGTTAATAATGCATTTGAAGCAAATTTAATTTGTAATGAATTAATGGGTGAAAATGTTGAACCACGGAAAAAATTTATTCGTGAAAATGCAAAATATGTTAAAAATTTAGATGTCTAGAAGGGAGGTATAATGATGAAATCAGAAAATGATGGATATGATTATGATGGTAAAATTCGTGATATTGATATTGCTGATGAAATGAAAAATGGTTTTTTAGATTATGCAATGTCAGTTATTGTTTCACGTGCAATTCCTGATGTTCGTGATGGATTAAAACCAGTTCATCGACGCATTATTTATGCAATGTGAGATTTAAAAATGACTTACGAAAAACAACACAAGAAATCAGCACGAATTGTTGGTGAAGTAATTGGGAAATATCATCCCCATGGTGATACTGCTGTTTATGAAGCAATGGTTCGGATGGCACAAGATTTTTCTTATCGTTATCCTTTAATTGATGGTCATGGAAATTTTGGTTCAATGGATGGTGACGCTCCAGCGGCAATGCGATACACGGAAGCAAAAATGAGTAAAATTGCTGGTGAACTAATCAAAGATATTGAAAAAGAAACAACAATTTTTATTGATAATTATGATGGTAGTGAAGAAGAACCGACTTTTTTACCAGGATATTTTCCAAATTTATTAGTTAATGGTGCTAGTGGAATTGCTGTTGGAATGGCAACTAATATTCCACCCCATAATTTGAATGAAGTAATTGATGGAGTTATTGCGGTAACAAAAAATCCTGAAATAACGACCGTTGAATTAATGAAAATTATTAAAGGACCTGATTTTCCAACTGGGGCATTAATTACGGCTGGAAACGGTTTAATTAAAGCTTATGAAACAGGTAATGGAGCAATTACAATTCGTTCAAAGATTGATATTGAAGAAAATAATAATAAAAGACGAATTATTGTGTCAGAGATTCCATATCAAATTAATAAAGCAAAATTGTTGGAACGAATTGCAGAATTAGTTCGCGATAAAATTATTAATGGAATTAGTGACCTTCGTGATGAATCAAACATGGAGGGGGTTCGTGTTGTTTTAGAATTAAAACGTGATGCTCAAGAAAATGTTATTTTAAATAAATTATATAAATTAACGCCACTCCAAACTAATTTTTCGTTAAATATTTTAGCATTGTACAAAAACCAACCAAGAGTAATGGGATTAAAACAAATTTTAAAATATTTTATTGAACATCAAATTGATATTATTATTAAACGTAGTCAATTTGAATTAAAGAAAAATCGTAATCGTTTAATCATTTTAGAAGGATTAAAAATTGCTCTTGATAATATTGATGAAGTAATTGCAATTATTAAACAATCACAAACAACACAAATTGCATCAGATGCCTTGATTAATAAATTTAATTTAGTAGGTGAACAAGCACGGGCAATTTTAGAAATGCGCTTACAAAGATTAACCGGATTAGAAATTGAAAAAATTAACAATGAAATTAAGGATATTAAAGTGGCAATAACCGAATTAGAAGAAATTATTAATAATAGTGAAAAACAAATTGACATTATGATTACGGAATTAACAGAAATTAAGAAAAAATATGGTGATGAGCGTCGAAGTCAAATTATTAAAGAAGAGCTAACAGAAATTGATCCAGAAGAATTAATTCGCCGGGAAGACATTTTAATTATGTTAACACAAGATGGTTATGTTAAACGAGTATCTGATGATACTTTTAAATTACAAAATCGTGGTGGGAAAGGGATTATTGGTTTAGCAAATATTGAAGATAGTTTAAAAAAAATTATTAGTGCTAATAGTATTGACTCATTATTAATTTTTTCAAATTTTGGGAAAGTGTATAAATTACGAGCTTATAATATTGAAACATATTCACGGCATGCACGGGGATTACCAATTATTAATTTAATTGCAATTGATAAAACAGAAAGTATTCAAACAATTATTGCTGTAGATGAATCAATTTCAACAGAGGATAATTTATTTTTCGTAACAAAAAAAGGTCTTATTAAAAAAACAAAAATAAGTGAATTTAATCAAATTCGCCAAACAGGGAAAGTAGCAATTGAATTAAAAGATAATGATGAATTAGTAAGTGTGATTATTACAAAAGGATATGATGATGTTATTATTGGAAATAATATTGGAAAAGTAATTCGATTTAATGAAAAGGAAATTAGACCAATGACGCGACAATCAGTTGGGGTTAAAGGAATTGCTAATGATGCTACTGGAGAAACAATTGGGGTGAGTTCAGGGCGGTCTGCGAAATATGTTTTATCAGTAACTGAAAATGGTTATGCAAAAAAAACACTAATTAAAGATTATCGTTTAACAGGACGAAATACTAAGGGTGTTAAGTCAATGAACTTAACAGATAAAACAGGGTATTTAAAATTTGTCCAAACTGTAGATGGTGATGAAGACATTTTAGTAGGAACAAAAAAAGGAAATATTATTCGTGTTTCGCTAGAGCAAATTCCATTATTTGGACGAACAACATCAGGTGTTAAAATTATGCGATTAGAACAAGATGATAAATTAGAAGTTATTGAAATTTTAAAAAAGAAAATTAACATTGAAGGAGAAAGATAAAAATGTTAGATCAAAAAGGAATTGTTGAAAATTTTGACGAAGTAATAAAAAAATTAAACCGCCGTCATGATGATTTTTCATATTTACAAGATATTAAAAAATTATCAGTTCAACGTCGCGAATTAATTGGTAAATCAGAAAAATTAAAAGAAAAACGAAATCTTGAATCAAAAAAAGTTGGGACCTTAATAGCAGAAAAAAAAGACCAAGAAGTACAAAAAATTAAAAAATTAATTAATACAATTAAACAAGAAATAGAAATAATTGATGGACAACTAGATGAAGTTGAAGAAAAAATTAAAGCAATTTTAGAAGTTACGCCTAATATTCCAGATGATTCAGTTCCTAGTGGGGAAGATGAAAATGATAATGTTGAGATTCGTAAATGAGGTAAAATCTCAAATCATCAGAAAGTAAAAGAACATTGAGAAGTAGCAACAAAATTAGACTTAATTGATTTTGATCGGGGAACTAAAATATCAGGTTCACGTTTTGTAGTATATAAGGGAATGGGAGCCAAATTGGAACGTGCTTTAATGAACTTTATGTTAGATGAACATGCAAAACGAGGATATATTGAGATTGAACCACCAATTTTAGTACAACCACAAATTATGTATGGTACGGGAAACTTGCCAAAATTTAAAGAGGATTTATATTATATTGAAAAAGATAATTTATATTTAATTCCAACTGCAGAAGTACCAGTAACTAACTTATACCGTGAAGAAATTTTGGAAAAAGATCAGTTGCCAATTTACCATACTGCTTATACACCATGTTTTCGTCAAGAAGCTGGTTCTGCTGGGCGTGATACAAAAGGAATTATTCGTTTGCACCAATTTAAGAAGGTTGAAATGGTTAAATTTACTACAGAAGAAGCTTCATTTGAGGAATTAGAAAAAATGGTATTAGATGCAGAAAATATTCTCCAATTATTGGAAATTCCATACCGTGTAATCTTATTATGCTCAGGTGATATGGGATTTTCTTCAACAAAAACATATGATGTCGAAGTATGAATGCCTGGTCAAAATAAATATCGTGAAATTTCATCTTGTTCAAATTGTCTTGATTTTCAAGCACGCCGGATGAAATTACGTTATCGTGATGATAATGAAATCAAATATGTTCATACTTTAAATGGTTCAGGTTTAGCAATTGATCGTTTAATTGCTGCCATTTTAGAAAATTATCAAAATGAAGATGGAACTATTACAATTCCAAAAAAATTACAACCTTATTTTCAAAACCAAACTGTTATTGTCTAAAATGTTTCACGTGAAACATTTTAAATAAACAAGGAAGAGAGAAACCAAAAATCCGCAATGTTTCACGTGAAACATTGCGGATTTTAATAAAAAGGATATGCAAAATAAAATTCTATGCTATAATTATTTATGTCATTACAATAGTTACATTTGAAATTGGTCAGGACCGGAAGGTAGCAGCCATAAGACTAAGGACTATGTGTAATGACATTTTTTATGATAAGGGTGAATTTATGAAAGATACTACATTAATTTTCAATAAATTATATAAGTTATCACAACGAGCATATAAGAAAAAACATGTTCCAATTTCTGCATTAGTTGTTGACCGAAATGGTAAAATTATTGCCATTGGATATAATAAAACAACAAAAAATTCAGTAACAACGCACGCTGAGATTTATGCTTTAAATCAAGCATGTCGAAAAAAAAGAACAAATAAAATTAGTGATTGTTCAATATGAGTTACTGTTGAACCATGTATGATGTGCCTAGGAGCAATAATTAATTCAGGAATTAAAGTTATTAATTATTATTTATCAAATGAAAAATATGGTTTTTTAAAGTCTAATCATACTTTTGATGTCTCAAAATTAAAAGTTCAACATGTTAGAAAATATGAAGAAAATATGATTTTAAAAGATTTAATGAAGAAATTTTTTGAACAATTAAGATAGAATATTTGTAATTAAAAGAGTAAAATAAGATTATTATAATAACAATATTGGACGGAGGCATAAAAATGGATTATATTTCTTTATATCGTAAATATCGACCAAATAATTTTGATAAAATTGTTGGGCAAATTGAAATTAGAAAAGCTTTGAAAAATGCAATTATAAATAATACATTTTCACATGCTTATTTATTTTCAGGACCACGAGGGACAGGGAAAACTTCGATTGCAAAAATATTTGCAAAAGCAATTAATTGTATTAATTTAGATAATGGAAATCCGTGTAATGAATGTGCCAGTTGTAAGGAAATAAACCGTGCCGGAGCAGTTGATGTGTTTGAAATTGATGCTGCTTCAAACAATGGTGTTGATGAAATTAGAGAAATTAGAAATAATGTCCAATTACTTCCTACAATGACAAAATATAAAGTTTATATTATTGATGAAATTCATATGTTAACTAATTCGGCTTTTAATGCGTTATTAAAAACATTAGAAGAACCACCACAACATGTTGTTTTTATTTTAGCAACAACCGAAAGTCATAAGATTCCCGCAACAATTATTTCACGTTGTCAACAATATAATTTTCGTAAAATATCAAAAGTTGAATTAGAAAATAATATTATTAATATTTTACAAAAAGAAGAAATTAAATATGATTTGGCTGCAATTAAAGAAATTGCCCTTTTAGCTGATGGTAGTGCTCGCGATTCGCTAAGTATTCTAGAACAAGTAATTATGTTTTCTGATCGTAATGTTACCTTGGAAAATGTGAATATTATTTTTGCAACAGTTTCAAAAACCATTAAATTAAAATTGTTAAAAGATATTTTAGAGTATAAAACAACTGAAGTTTTAATCGCTAGTAAAAAAATTTACCAAGCGGGTTCTGATTTTGAAGTTTTAACATTAAATTTGTTAGATATTTTAAAAGAAATTTTTGAGTTTAAACAAACTAATAATTTAATTTTTTTAAGTTTATTATCAGAAGAGCAAGCAAAAGGATTTGCTGAACAATTAAGTTCAAAAGAATTAATTATGTTACTTGATTTATTTACTGAAGCAGCAAGTAAAATGCGAAATAGTAAAACACAAGAAATGTATTTTGAATTAATTTTATTAAAAGCTTTAGCAATCTTTGAAAATAATATTAAAAATTTAGAAGCTTTAAAATTAAGTGATTTAATGATTTTAACGCATGAAGAGGGAAAAGAAATTAATCAGCATAAAACAGAACAAATTTCTATAAATAAAAAAATAATAGAAAATAATTCTGAAAAAAGTCAAGTCCAAATTTTAAAAGATGATCTTATTCCAGAGAAAGAATTAAAAACCAATGATGAAGTAATTCATTTAAAAGAGCCAAAATTACCTAATAACCAACCATTATTTCATAATTTTTCATTATTTGATGATGAAGAACCTAATATTACTTCTTTTAATAACATAGAATCACAGCAAGATAAAATCATAGTAGATGAAAATGATATTCAAACTAATTTTAAACAAACAAAGGAAAAAGAAAGTTTTGAAACAATTGGACCAGAACAAGTTTCTTATGGAAAAGAATTAGAAGGAATAACTGACTTGCAAAAATATCGTGATGATATGAAAAATAAAATTAATATTTATGAATTTTCTAATATTAATTATTCTAATAATCAAATTTTTAATATTTTAATTAAAGCTAGTAAAGAAGAACGAGAAAAATTTGAAAGTAAATTTATGGAATTAATTAACGAAAAAAGTAAAGTAGTTCAATTAGATAAACTAATTAGTTTCTATGATGTTAAATATGCGGCTGCATCAGAACAAGGGCTGATTATTGTAACTAATACAAAACCAGAAGCAAATTGAATTAGTTTTGAAATGTGTGATTGAGAATTTCGTAATAAGATTTTCCAAGCATTTGATTTTGATTTTATTATTATTGCTTTAAGTGAAAATGAGTGAAATAATGTTCGCAATGATTATGTTAAAATTAGACAAGCAAATAAATTACCGCAACCAACATTAATTGATGTTGAAGAGTTTTACCAAAATTTATTAGTTAAACAAATTGATAACTATGAGGAACATAAAGATGTTCTTGAAACTGGTAAACAAATTTTTGATAACATTAAGATAGTTGAATAATTGATTGGAGATTTAAAATGAATTATGAAGAATTAATTATGGAATTAAAAACTATTTTAGGTGTTGGTAAAAAAACTGCTGAAAGAATTTTTAATAAATTAATTATTAAACCATCATTATTACAAACATTAGAACATGTTTTTAATGAAATAAAAAATAATTATCATCAATGTCCAATTTGTTCAACATTAATGCAAAACAATGTTTGTTTGTTTTGCCATAATGATTTACGTGATCAAACAAAGCTTTGTGTTGTTAGCAATTTCTTTGATATTATAAAAATTGAAGCAACAAAAGTTTTTAATGGAGTTTATCATGTTTTAAATGGTGAAATTAATGTAAAAAATGGTATTACACCAGATAAATTGACTTTTCCTGCGTTAGAATCCCGAATGAATGATAAAATTATAAAAGAAGTTATTATTGCTGTTGGTGCTACTTTTGAAGGAGAAGTAACAGCTCAATACTTAAAAACATTTTTGCAACCTTTTGATATAAAAATATCACGTTTAGCACAAGGGATACCAATTGGTGGTTCTTTAGATTATATTGATGAGGTAACGTTAAAACAAGCTTTAGAGGGGCGTAAAGATGTTTAGGAACAGGGAGTGTAATGATGCTATTTATAACATTAGAAGGAATTGATGGTTCCGGGAAAACAACGATTTCAAAATTATTAAAAGAAAAATTACGGTCAGAGGGATACCAGGTTGTTTTAACAAGAGAACCAGGGGGCAATGAAATTGCTGAACAAATTAGAAATGTTATTTTAAGTAAACATAATTTGGGAATGGACCCATGAACAGAAGCTTTATTATATATTGCTGCTCGTAGGCAACATGTCGTTGAAGATATTTTGCCTGCATTAAAACGAGGAGAAATTGTAATTTGTGATCGTTTTATGGATTCCACTTCAGCATATCAGGGATATGCTCGTGGGTTAGGAATTCGAACATTAGATGAAGTACAATCAATTGTTTTAGGTACAACAAAACCAGATTTAACTCTTTTTTTTGATATTGAACCAACAATGGCGAGTGAAAGAATGAAAGTTCGAAATGAGGTTGAAATGAACCGTCTTGATTTAGAAAAAAATTCGTTTCACAAAAAAGTATACGAAGGATATCAAGTTTTAATTAGTGAGAATGCAGAGCGCATTAAAGTTATTGATGCTAGCAAGCCAGTTAATGAAGTATTAGAGCAAGTATATTATTATGTTGATGAAATTATTCAAAAAATAAAGGACAAAGAAAATGGATAATTTATTTACAAAACATGATGTTGAGAAAATGACATTATTTAAAAATTTAATTTTAAAAAATAATTTATCAAATCAACTTTTGATTTCTTGCAATAATAAAGTTAAGTTAGAAACATTTGCAACAGAAATTATTAAATTTTTATTATGTTTAAAAAAACAAGAAGCAGATTGTGAATGCGATATTTGTCAACGCGTTAATAATAAAACTTATTATGATTTAAAAATTAAAGGTGATTTTGAAACAACAATCAAAAAAGAAGCAATTCAAGAAATTATTCAAACCTTTAATTATTCTGCGTT belongs to Spiroplasma melliferum and includes:
- a CDS encoding chromosomal replication initiator protein DnaA, translated to MNTKELWIEVKEILSRDESVSPEIYNYYISDTNLYTVSDNNCLITTKSEIAIGVFEAGLNEKIKNILKKLTGIQYNISFELEKNINKQASVISKIDTLTENNNLAYYENYTFENFVRGDSNHEAMQAALAVALDLGKKWNPLFIYGDSGLGKTHLLHAIENKVNEIYKTNNRVKYLKADEFGKIAMDILNQGHEIIEAFKTSYDIYDCLLIDDIQLLAKRNKTNELFFHIFNSYIEKNKQIVITSDKYPDDLGGFEARIISRFSYGLSIGLDSPDFETALKILEQKLKHQNNLGLFSEESLEFIALNFNSDVRKLEGAIKRLLFLAVMNKKPNEIITLADVEKAFKNAPLQNNEKITPKKIKQIVADNYNITIKAMMSKSRVSNVMQARQLAMYFCRTLLDEPFTRIGTEFGGKDHTTVMNSVKKVEAHISTNKEFKHLVNAIRRKIEGK
- a CDS encoding DNA polymerase III subunit beta, giving the protein MIVNIKRDKILDELLKVSRIISQKTLIPSLLGILIEVKKDKITFTTSDGDTSIKSEIMGNDLNITRIGSVLIKNKFIVEVIRKIEDEFITLEVVEGNLIKIKANNFDSVLNTLNSADYPHLSFETEGKEIIFTSTVLKEIISQTSFAIGEKEKRIVFNGLNIKTDQNNKELIITATDSFRLSCKKIDYSNNYNFDVIIPGKFINEIGRLISENDQEIKMKITDKSVSVIINNTIVQTKIIEGKYPDTSKVIPTSFNTSLTINNRELIKIIERASVLSNEAMTTIVTLKIKEQKVLVTSFTQEIGNTEEEIRDFKVEGADQIIAFNSKYILDALKAFKTKEITIKMIDETKPLIITANDDPTLQQLVLPIRSY
- a CDS encoding DNA gyrase subunit B, which encodes MGDNYNSESIQILEGLEAVRKRPGMYIGATNARGLHHLVWEIVDNSIDEVLANFANKIKIILNKDESITVIDNGRGIPIEIHPKTKVSTLETVFTILHAGGKFDSNTYKISGGLHGVGASVVNALSKYLKVEVRKNNKKYVMEFHNGGQILTPIKEVGSTSETGTTVTFLPDEKIFKETTIFSFSTIQNRIKQLAFLNKGLEISLVDLREEDEEKTVLYQFNNGIKDYVLELNKTIGTPLNDVFYVEGIEDNIVVEFGLQYNDNYSENIFSFCNNINTHEGGTHEEGARLAIVREINNYFKNINKNNKGNEDKFTWDDIKEGMTIIISIRHPDPQYEGQTKTKLGNSEVKKIVSNIVGKGLSSYLLENPEDAKKIIEKISLSLKARIAAQRAKETTRRKTVMDSFSLPGKLADCETKDAKIAELYIVEGDSAGGSAKSGRNRKFQAILPLRGKILNVEKAKQIKIFENNEINSIITALGAGIKDNFNDKKLRYQKVIIMTDADVDGAHIRILLLTFFYRYMKDLIENGNIYIAQPPLYKIQNGNQIRYAYSDNELELYKEELLKQNKNYTIQRYKGLGEMNPEQLWETTMNPERRLLLKVSVNNAFEANLICNELMGENVEPRKKFIRENAKYVKNLDV
- a CDS encoding DNA gyrase subunit A codes for the protein MMKSENDGYDYDGKIRDIDIADEMKNGFLDYAMSVIVSRAIPDVRDGLKPVHRRIIYAMWDLKMTYEKQHKKSARIVGEVIGKYHPHGDTAVYEAMVRMAQDFSYRYPLIDGHGNFGSMDGDAPAAMRYTEAKMSKIAGELIKDIEKETTIFIDNYDGSEEEPTFLPGYFPNLLVNGASGIAVGMATNIPPHNLNEVIDGVIAVTKNPEITTVELMKIIKGPDFPTGALITAGNGLIKAYETGNGAITIRSKIDIEENNNKRRIIVSEIPYQINKAKLLERIAELVRDKIINGISDLRDESNMEGVRVVLELKRDAQENVILNKLYKLTPLQTNFSLNILALYKNQPRVMGLKQILKYFIEHQIDIIIKRSQFELKKNRNRLIILEGLKIALDNIDEVIAIIKQSQTTQIASDALINKFNLVGEQARAILEMRLQRLTGLEIEKINNEIKDIKVAITELEEIINNSEKQIDIMITELTEIKKKYGDERRSQIIKEELTEIDPEELIRREDILIMLTQDGYVKRVSDDTFKLQNRGGKGIIGLANIEDSLKKIISANSIDSLLIFSNFGKVYKLRAYNIETYSRHARGLPIINLIAIDKTESIQTIIAVDESISTEDNLFFVTKKGLIKKTKISEFNQIRQTGKVAIELKDNDELVSVIITKGYDDVIIGNNIGKVIRFNEKEIRPMTRQSVGVKGIANDATGETIGVSSGRSAKYVLSVTENGYAKKTLIKDYRLTGRNTKGVKSMNLTDKTGYLKFVQTVDGDEDILVGTKKGNIIRVSLEQIPLFGRTTSGVKIMRLEQDDKLEVIEILKKKINIEGER
- a CDS encoding seryl-tRNA synthetase codes for the protein MLDQKGIVENFDEVIKKLNRRHDDFSYLQDIKKLSVQRRELIGKSEKLKEKRNLESKKVGTLIAEKKDQEVQKIKKLINTIKQEIEIIDGQLDEVEEKIKAILEVTPNIPDDSVPSGEDENDNVEIRKWGKISNHQKVKEHWEVATKLDLIDFDRGTKISGSRFVVYKGMGAKLERALMNFMLDEHAKRGYIEIEPPILVQPQIMYGTGNLPKFKEDLYYIEKDNLYLIPTAEVPVTNLYREEILEKDQLPIYHTAYTPCFRQEAGSAGRDTKGIIRLHQFKKVEMVKFTTEEASFEELEKMVLDAENILQLLEIPYRVILLCSGDMGFSSTKTYDVEVWMPGQNKYREISSCSNCLDFQARRMKLRYRDDNEIKYVHTLNGSGLAIDRLIAAILENYQNEDGTITIPKKLQPYFQNQTVIV
- a CDS encoding tRNA-specific adenosine deaminase gives rise to the protein MCNDIFYDKGEFMKDTTLIFNKLYKLSQRAYKKKHVPISALVVDRNGKIIAIGYNKTTKNSVTTHAEIYALNQACRKKRTNKISDCSIWVTVEPCMMCLGAIINSGIKVINYYLSNEKYGFLKSNHTFDVSKLKVQHVRKYEENMILKDLMKKFFEQLR